In Ensifer sp. PDNC004, the sequence CGATAGGATCGCTGGCATTTGGCATCGCGTTGTCGGTTTGCGCCAGCGCCGCGGCTGCATCGGTGGCCTCACTCGTGCTGGCGGAGCCCACCGAACGTCCTCTGCTCAAGGCGGCTTCAGCTCCAGACCTTTGGACCGCAACGCCGGTGCGGATCGATCGGAGCCAGCAGAACTACGAGCGTTTGCCGCCCGTCTATTCCAGCTACGTTACGAACGCGGTTTCAGTAAAGCTAACGTCGCGGCGTATGGCAACCACCGCTCCAAAATGGGCGTCCTCTCGTGCCGGCCTCTCGACCGCCCACCTCGATTGGTGCTCGAGCCGCTACAAGTCCTATGACCCAGAAACCAACGCGTACCGTGCGTATGGCGGGCAAATGCGAGCGTGCCGGTCGCCCTACGCGGCCGGCCATCCGACGAACGAGAGCCGGACGGCGCAAATCAATCGGCGGTTTGTGGGCTACGCGACGGCCGATCTGCGCATAGCATCGTGCGCCCGCTATCAGTCGTATCGCGCCGCTGACAACTCCTACCAGCCATACAGCGGTCCTCGCAGGCCTTGCCTGCATCCATCCCAAGACGCGCGTCTCGAAGCGAGCAACGGCGTGTTGCCCGTGTCAGGGCGATGAGCGGCCCGCGCTGTTATCTGCGGCACGAACACTTGTCGGCGGGGCTCCTCTCTTCCGGGCGTTGCGACGCCAGCGGCATGCAAGGGATCCGGAAATGTACAAAGCCCAAAGCGGAATGAGGCGCATTCGTCCGGCTATGCGCCATCTACCGGAACATGGAGACGCCCCAGTTGGAGGAGATTACACGAAAGCGCAAACTGCGGGCCAACCGGCCGCTGTGGTCCAACACGCCTCATATCAAGGTTACCGCGCAAAGTCGGATCTGCGCCGACAACGTCGACGTGCTGATCGTCGGCGCGGGCATCGGTGGAGCGCTCATGGCATTGGCCCTTGCCAAGCGAAACATGAAAATTCTCGTCGTCGACCGCCGCGGGCCGGGGAAGGGCAGTACCTTGGCGAGCACCGCAATGATCCAGCACGAGATCGATGTGCCGCTCCACCGGCTCACCACGATGATTGGACAGGACAAGGCGCGGCGGGCTTGGCAACGCTCGGCAAAAGCGGTTGAAACACTGATCACGCTTGTCGACACTCTCGGGATCGACTGTCGCCTTGAAAGGAAGAAGTCTCTCTATTTGTCCGGCAATGACTATGGTGCCCGAGCGCTTCGCCTGGAAGCCGACGCGCGGCAGACCGCCGGCATTTCAGCAAGGTTTCTCAAGTCCGCTTGCTTGCGCGACGAGTTCGGTCTCAATCGCACCGCGGCAATCGAGTCCGATGTTTCTGCAGCCGCCAATCCGGCGCAATTGACAGCCGGGTTGTGGCATAAAGTACAGGATGACGGCGTCTCGCTCGTTGCCGATACCGAAATCACGGATGTTCGCAGCGTTGGCGAATGGAACGCTGTCGCGACCTCGAAAGGTGAAATCATCCAGGCCAGGCACGTTGTGTTTTGCACAGGCTACGAGTTTCTCGACGCCGTGGCCGACCAAGGCCATCGCATGGTATCCACCTGGGCTCTTGCGACCAAGCCGCATCACCCGCGGCCTGACTGGCTCAAGAACCATGTCGTTTGGGAAGCATCCGATCCCTACCTCTATTTTCGCTCGACGATGGATGGTCGTCTGATTGTTGGCGGGGAGGACGAAGAAAGTGACACGGCCTTTGCCGACCCTTCAAAGCTCAAGTCGAAATCCAAGACCTTGCGCGCAAAGCTGTCAGCGCTCCTGGACGTAGAAATTGGCGAACCGGACTACCTTTGGGCTGCGCCCTTTGGCACCACCGCTGACGGCTTGCCGATCATCGGAGCCGTTCCAGGTTTCAACAATGTCTATGCTGTGATGGGTTACGGGGGAAATGGCATCACCTACAGCCAGATCGCTGCCGAGATCGTGTCGTCAGCTATTCTGGGCCACCGCGATCCGGACAGCGAACTGTTCGCTTTTCGCTGAGTTCGACGCCGGACCCCAAATCAAAAAGGCCGCCGGAACGGCGACCTTGAAAGCTAAAGCACGAGCGCATCTTGGCTCAATGGAAGCGCTGGTTTGAATACCAGTCGTCGATGTCTTTCTTTGCCTGATCCTTGGCATATCCATAGCGCTCCTGGATCTTGCCTTCGAGCTGCTCACGCTTGCCGTTGATCTGGTCGAGGTCGTCGTCTGTCAGTTTTCCCCACTGCTCCTTGACCTTGCCCTTGATCTGCTTCCAGTTTCCTTCGACACGGTTCCAATCCATCGAGGACACTCCATTGTTGTTTCAGGTACATTTCTGAAACGACTGAACCTTGCAGTTGTTCCGTTTTTTGTCGAAGTTGTCGTGGGCAAAGCGGTGGGGTCGGTCGACGAGGCCTGGTCGGCAAGATGGTCGATAAAATGCTGCGGCCAGGCAGCAGATGCTGCGCGCAAACTCGACATCTGGGGAGGGGATTCGTACCTGGGAGGGGCTCGATCTTTATCACGGGGAGTAAATCGGGCGAGGGGGCCTGAGGAAGAACAAGGTGCCTTCGGCCGACAAAGTTATCCGTTGCCAGCGGACCATGCTGGCAACGGAGGAGCTTAACACACCGAGAAGATATCCAGAAAAAGGCGTCAGAGCCTGTAGCGCCGGCGTTCTTCTTCGACCTCGTCGGCCGTGTAGGGGGCGAGCGTCGGGTCAAAGCGGCGCCAGCCTTGTTCGGCATAGGACGCTCGGCGCTGCACCGGGTCGACCCAGCTACCGCGCCGCAGGATCGCTTCCGCATCCGCCTGGAGCGCGTCGTCGACCCGTGCCGTGACGACGGCGCCACCGCGGCGTACGCCCTCGGCATAGACATGGGCGTGTTCTTCCGAAACGCCCGAATCCGTCATCGCACCGATGATGCCGCCGGCGGCGCCACCGGCAACCGCGCCGGCCGCCGCACCAGCTGCCGTCGCGGCAAGCCAACCAGCTGCGACCACCGGCCCGACACCCGGAATGGCCATGACCCCGAGACCGGTCAACAGGCCACCAATGCCCCCGACCGCAGCGCCGACACCGGCGCCCGTGCCGGCGCCTTCGGCAGCATTGCTGTCTTTTTCGCTGCCATAGCGATCGCCGACATTGTTGGAAACAATGCTGATGTCGTCGGAGGGAATGCCGCGATCTTCAAGCGCCGATACTGCGGCGCGGGCGTCGGCATAGTCGTCAAAAAGTCCACTAACGGTTTTCATTGGGATTTCCTCGCTTTTGGAATTAGTTGGCTACAATGTTGCCCTGATAATCGAGGGCGAGTTGCACGGACTTGCCGTCCTTCGATGCGGTTGCGCGCCAGACGCCCTTGTCGTCGAGCTTGAGCCCCGTCACATCGCTGTAGCCGGCCTTTGTGAGCCGATCTTTTGCCTGCGCTTCTGTAAAGCTGTTGGCGCCGGCAACGGGAGCCGTCGGGTTGGTCGTGTCGGGTGTGGCAACCGCAGGCGTATCGCCGTTCGCGGTGGCGGGAGGCGTTGCAGTCTGCGCGAGCGCGCCAATCGTCGATGCGCCGAGGAAGACCGCGGCGAGCAGCAATTTTTTCATGATCTGGTTCCTTGTTTGTGGCCTTCCCGGCCAAGGCGTCTCGATTTGCGGGGACTTAAGGTCCGAGGAGCAAAACCGATTGCGCCCGAATTCATTTCGACTGGCGTTCGGCGGGAGCACTGCGCCTTGGCGCAGTGAGAACCCGTCCGAACGGAATGCTACATGGCGTCCATGCCCTTGATGGCATTGTCGAGATGCGACGTGCACTTCTCCATGTCGTTCGCCATCATGGCATCCCTCGCCATGGTCAATTCCTTCGTGGACTCGATCTTCTTAGCCCCGTCGGAAATCTGTGCGACCTGTTGTTCAGCCTTGGCGATCGAGGCTTCGTCGCAGACGACCTTCTGCTGTGCGAGGACCGGGCTGGCGAACGCCGCGACGAGGGCGAGAGTAACAATCGGTTTCAGCATTGTGATCTTCTCCATGGGCCGATACGACACCGGCCTTCACGGCGATTGAACGGCAGAACGAGCCGATCTGTTCCCTCTTCGGGGCGCCGAAAAACGAAGTTTTTTCAAGGAACTTCCGCGCGTCTTCGGCGTTTGATGCGCGCGCAGCTGTTTTGCCCGATCGATGCAAGAACCTCTGCCAGACGGGCGCCTCTGGACGATGCGCGCCGCCACGATGGCCTTTTATCGGCGCCTTGGGCGGCGCGAGTGGACGTGAGATATGCGCCTCTACCAATTTGCGGGAAAGGAACGACCACGCCGGTCCACCTGTCAACTGGCAAGGCAACTTTATTTCCGCCTACGCAAACAGTGATCCATCTGAAGACATTGCAAAAAGCCCGGCGCACTTGTTTCACATCGTCGACGCGCGAAACGACAAGATCCTTTGGACCGTTGATCGCCACGATGAACTCGAAGCAGAGGGCGACTAACCCTTAAAGGGGGCTCGGCGCAGCAATTGGTCCTTGGGTTCCGGTGGATCTCGCTTCCAACGCCCTCCTAGGGACCATGGGCAAGCGCGCTCCGTTCGTCCTGTTGCCGCCGGTTGTCGTGAAGTTGGACTTTATCGATCGGCGGATTGCTCAGGCGCGCGGGGCCGGCATTGCCGGGTCGTGGTCGTTGTTGCGCGGGTATCGATTTCGCACCCGGCGATCGATTTGCCTAAGGGCCATCTGGCTGGACAGCGATGTTGCCCGCCTCCTCGCCGTCCCAATAGCTGATTTTTGAGGCGTGAACCTTGATCATCAAAAGGCCTGGCGTGTCGACGCCCTGTGGAAACCACCTCTCAAGTTCGGATATCCAATGCTCGGTGAATGTCGTCTTGTCGTCCACGAGCGATGCGCGACCTTCGATGGCAATGAAAATGCCGGGCTTGCCGAGCAGGCTTGGGCGAGCGGTGTACGTCAGTCCGACGTTCGGGTCCGACATGATTTCCCTGATCTTGCGCGATTGTGCGTCGCAGAAGAACCATGTGTCGCCCGCATACTCCACGTCGCCGTTGTTGCTCATAGGACGGCTGGCGATCGTTCCGTCCGCCTTTTTTGTCGACAACATCCCGAAGTCGATGTTTTTCAGGTGATCTGAGATGTCGTTTAGCGTCAGAGTCATTGCCTTGCTCCCATTGGCTGATTCCAGGTTCTAACTGCCACGGCACAAACATGTTCCTTGATGCCAAGCCGACGCGCTTTGATCGCTATGGTTCGCTGAAGCCGGTCGCGAAAAGACGGGACCTGCCCGCGGGGTCGTTGCGAAAGATCAGCCCGCCTCGCGCCGTCGATCGCGCCGGCACATAGTCGAGTGTGGTTTCGACGGTCTCTATGAGGGTGTTTTGATCCGTGATTTCGCCACGCACGACGACGGCCGCCGCCGTTCGGTCGGCTGCATTGTTCACATCGAACATGACCAGATATCCGCCAGCACGCCCCACGCTGTTGACGATGGTCACCGAGAGATCCGGGGGGCCGTCATCCTGTGTTGCTGCCTCATATGCGATCCAGCCAACAAGCGTCATGACCAGGAGCGAGGACACCGCACCGGTCGCCCATTCGATCCAATGCGCCTTGCGATTTTCAACTGAGCCTGGTTTGGGGGACTTCGCCATCATATCACCTAGAGGATGAGCCGCGCGGCCGCCGCGCCGATTGCGCTCGGGAAGGCGAGAACCGTCGTGGCGACAATCGCCTGGGTTGGCTCAAGGCCGTCGAGCCGATGAAACGTCCACAGGCAATAGAGGCTGATCGCAAACGCGATGAGGTAGCCCGGCATTGTGAAGCGGATAAGCGCATGCCAGCCCGGCGTGGTCTCATCGAGTTCATGGCCGCCTGTGAAGGACAAGGCGTAGACGAAGCCATGCATCAGCAGGATCGACGCCAATATGGCGGCAATTGCGTGCCACAGTGACATCTTGAAGGATATCAGGATCATTTCTTCGGTTGGGGCGACGTTGAGACCGAGAAACAGAGCCCCGACGACCATCATGAAAAGTTCGCCGCCGTAGCCATCCCCCCGGGTTTCGCCGATCGGATCCTTCTCGTCCTCGCTGCCTTCGGTTCGTGTCCCCAGTTCGCTGCGGCCAAGCAAGGCGCCGATGCTGGCCGGGACCGCCTGGATAGTGATCATTCCAAGCACTTCGGGCAGTGCCTGGCCGATCTTTAGAACGCCAATGATGAAAAGAACAAAGCCACTCGCCCCGACACCAAGGCAGTATGCAATGCTCGCGTCTCGCAGCGCTTCGCCCCACGTCGATACGTTTTCAAAGCCGATCCGACGCGCAAGGAGGACGAGCAGCGGAATGTTGGCCAGAAGCAGGACCAGCAGCCGGCCGCGGTCGATGTAGAGCCCGAGTTCCCACATTTCCATCGTCAGGAACATGGGCAGCGCAAAAAGCAGCGCGCCGGCAAAGCCCCGTGCCAGGCCCTTCGCGAAGCGGCCATGGTCAAAATCGGCCCGCGTCCTGCCCTTGGTCATCTTTCCCTCTCAAGGCTGGTGTCGGCCTCACAAGAACGCTGCAGCATGTCCTGTTGGCAGAGGTAACGTCGAGAGCCAGCGCCAAGTTCCTGATGCGCCGGCTTGCTCATGCACCCCTGGATACTGGCGGTTCCCTGCGTGCATCGATCAACCGCACCGCGATCGCGCCGAGCCGTCCGCACTGGGCATTGGAACAATAACTACGTCCACGTCTTTCCACCGGGTTGGTAGCCCTTTGAAAAGGGAATGTTCGTGAAGTTGGAGCAGTAAGCGATGCCCTTGGGTTCTTTCGACAAGGAGGGGAGTGAAGATATCTTGCGGGCGAGGCTTGCAGCGATTGTGGAGTCGTCCTTCGACGCCATCGTCAGCAAGGATCTTGATGGTACTGTGCGAACCTGGAACGGCGCTGCTGAGCGCATGTTCGGTTATCCGGCCGAGCAAATGGTCGGGCAATCAATCCTGACGATCATCCCCTCTCATCTTCACGGTGAAGAGAGAGAGTTGCTTCAGCGCCTGCGCAAAGGTGAACGGATTGAACCGTTCGAGACCGTCAGGCAACGCAAGGACGGCAGCTACATAACCGTTTCGCTGACGATCTCCCCGATCCGCAACGCCAAAGGCCGCATCATCGGAGCCTCCAAGGTTGCCCGTGACATCACGGCGGCAAAGGACCGCGAAAGGCGAATTCGCCTGCTCCTGCGGGAGGTCAACCACCGGGTCAAGAACCACTATGCCATCATTCTTTCGATGATCAGGCAAAGCAGGAGCGAAGACACGGAACCTGCGGTCTTCCAGAAGGACCTTGAGAACCGCATCTGGGCCCTTTCGGCATCCCACGACCTGATCGCATCGGCGGATTGGCAAGCAACGGATCTGAGAGGTCTGGTCGAAAAGCAGATCGCGGCGTTTCATGCCGAAGCGTTCTGTCGGATCTCTGGCCCAGGGATAGCACTTGCGCCGGCTGCAATCGAAAATCTTGGCATGGCGATCCACGAGTTGGCCCTGCACTCATCAAAGGGTGGCGTGTTGCGGATGGGCGACGGCACGATTTCGATCACCTGGGCGCTGGCAACGTCTCCGGCGGGCCTTGCCTTCTCAATGATATGGGATGAGCACCTTGGCTCGAAGGATTGCAACTACCAGTTGCCGCACTCAGGGTTTGGCGCGGTCGTGCTGAAGAGGACCGTACCGCAAGCCCTAAACGCAAAGGTAGAATCCGCCCACGGAGATGGATTTGCCCGGTGGCGATTGGTCGGGCCTGCGGAACGCTTCCTGGAGGTGCCGCGCGTTTCTTTGTGAAGCCGCTGCGGTGACAGCCGTGAGGTGTCACCAAAATGTGACATGTGGTGCCTGCCTACAATAACGTCGTGGCCCGGAGATGGAAAAAGAATGAGGGAGCCATAGTTAGAGCTCGAAGTCCCGCATTGC encodes:
- a CDS encoding BA14K family protein, coding for MKAIGSLAFGIALSVCASAAAASVASLVLAEPTERPLLKAASAPDLWTATPVRIDRSQQNYERLPPVYSSYVTNAVSVKLTSRRMATTAPKWASSRAGLSTAHLDWCSSRYKSYDPETNAYRAYGGQMRACRSPYAAGHPTNESRTAQINRRFVGYATADLRIASCARYQSYRAADNSYQPYSGPRRPCLHPSQDARLEASNGVLPVSGR
- a CDS encoding FAD-binding oxidoreductase; this translates as METPQLEEITRKRKLRANRPLWSNTPHIKVTAQSRICADNVDVLIVGAGIGGALMALALAKRNMKILVVDRRGPGKGSTLASTAMIQHEIDVPLHRLTTMIGQDKARRAWQRSAKAVETLITLVDTLGIDCRLERKKSLYLSGNDYGARALRLEADARQTAGISARFLKSACLRDEFGLNRTAAIESDVSAAANPAQLTAGLWHKVQDDGVSLVADTEITDVRSVGEWNAVATSKGEIIQARHVVFCTGYEFLDAVADQGHRMVSTWALATKPHHPRPDWLKNHVVWEASDPYLYFRSTMDGRLIVGGEDEESDTAFADPSKLKSKSKTLRAKLSALLDVEIGEPDYLWAAPFGTTADGLPIIGAVPGFNNVYAVMGYGGNGITYSQIAAEIVSSAILGHRDPDSELFAFR
- a CDS encoding CsbD family protein; amino-acid sequence: MDWNRVEGNWKQIKGKVKEQWGKLTDDDLDQINGKREQLEGKIQERYGYAKDQAKKDIDDWYSNQRFH
- a CDS encoding general stress protein, coding for MKTVSGLFDDYADARAAVSALEDRGIPSDDISIVSNNVGDRYGSEKDSNAAEGAGTGAGVGAAVGGIGGLLTGLGVMAIPGVGPVVAAGWLAATAAGAAAGAVAGGAAGGIIGAMTDSGVSEEHAHVYAEGVRRGGAVVTARVDDALQADAEAILRRGSWVDPVQRRASYAEQGWRRFDPTLAPYTADEVEEERRRYRL
- a CDS encoding PepSY domain-containing protein, with protein sequence MKKLLLAAVFLGASTIGALAQTATPPATANGDTPAVATPDTTNPTAPVAGANSFTEAQAKDRLTKAGYSDVTGLKLDDKGVWRATASKDGKSVQLALDYQGNIVAN
- a CDS encoding putative zinc-binding metallopeptidase; the protein is MRERNDHAGPPVNWQGNFISAYANSDPSEDIAKSPAHLFHIVDARNDKILWTVDRHDELEAEGD
- a CDS encoding pyridoxamine 5'-phosphate oxidase family protein, which translates into the protein MTLTLNDISDHLKNIDFGMLSTKKADGTIASRPMSNNGDVEYAGDTWFFCDAQSRKIREIMSDPNVGLTYTARPSLLGKPGIFIAIEGRASLVDDKTTFTEHWISELERWFPQGVDTPGLLMIKVHASKISYWDGEEAGNIAVQPDGP
- a CDS encoding TIGR02588 family protein; translation: MAKSPKPGSVENRKAHWIEWATGAVSSLLVMTLVGWIAYEAATQDDGPPDLSVTIVNSVGRAGGYLVMFDVNNAADRTAAAVVVRGEITDQNTLIETVETTLDYVPARSTARGGLIFRNDPAGRSRLFATGFSEP
- a CDS encoding TIGR02587 family membrane protein — encoded protein: MTKGRTRADFDHGRFAKGLARGFAGALLFALPMFLTMEMWELGLYIDRGRLLVLLLANIPLLVLLARRIGFENVSTWGEALRDASIAYCLGVGASGFVLFIIGVLKIGQALPEVLGMITIQAVPASIGALLGRSELGTRTEGSEDEKDPIGETRGDGYGGELFMMVVGALFLGLNVAPTEEMILISFKMSLWHAIAAILASILLMHGFVYALSFTGGHELDETTPGWHALIRFTMPGYLIAFAISLYCLWTFHRLDGLEPTQAIVATTVLAFPSAIGAAAARLIL
- a CDS encoding PAS domain S-box protein, translating into MPLGSFDKEGSEDILRARLAAIVESSFDAIVSKDLDGTVRTWNGAAERMFGYPAEQMVGQSILTIIPSHLHGEERELLQRLRKGERIEPFETVRQRKDGSYITVSLTISPIRNAKGRIIGASKVARDITAAKDRERRIRLLLREVNHRVKNHYAIILSMIRQSRSEDTEPAVFQKDLENRIWALSASHDLIASADWQATDLRGLVEKQIAAFHAEAFCRISGPGIALAPAAIENLGMAIHELALHSSKGGVLRMGDGTISITWALATSPAGLAFSMIWDEHLGSKDCNYQLPHSGFGAVVLKRTVPQALNAKVESAHGDGFARWRLVGPAERFLEVPRVSL